From Phragmites australis chromosome 5, lpPhrAust1.1, whole genome shotgun sequence, a single genomic window includes:
- the LOC133919391 gene encoding uncharacterized protein LOC133919391 isoform X2 yields the protein MQEVAGERGGYLHGRGALDSDDLLYLKEQMEAEEDAERLLRHTEKRAFAAFKKAAILADSTPAVPVALRVEPKPKSNIRQQDLLKHIVGIKPKRPKVSSPSQPAESNTPKNDREDSVCKMSSPQNQSEPLVDEKESSHGIVSAEHTMSKSVERTEAKQQNTTGSLLGLAYESSDDE from the exons ATGCAAGAGGTTGCTGGTGAGAGGGGAGGCTACCTTCATGGGCGAGGAG CATTGGACAGTGATGACTTGCTTTACCTGAAAGAACAAATGGAAGCTGAGGAAGATGCAGAGCGTCTTCTTCGTCATACAGAGAAGCGGGCATTTGCTGCTTTTAAG AAAGCAGCAATTTTAGCTGATTCTACACCTGCTGTTCCTGTGGCTCTTCGTGTTGAACCTAAACCTAAAAGCAATATAAG GCAACAAGATCTCTTGAAGCATATTGTTGGTATCAAACCAAAGCGGCCAAAAGTTAGCAGTCCTTCACAGCCAGCAGAGAGCAATACACCAAAGAATGACCGAGAAGATTCTGTCTGCAAGATGTCTTCACCGCAGAATCAATCGGAACCACTTGTGGATGAGAAGGAATCATCTCATGGGATTGTCAGTGCTGAGCACACAATGTCGAAGTCAGTTGAACGGACAGAGGCTAAGCAACAGAATACAACTGGAAGCTTACTTGGCTTAGCTTATGAGAGTTCAGATGATGAATAA
- the LOC133919390 gene encoding uncharacterized protein LOC133919390 — protein MQASARLASSAASKRAISGVSSTITRSCYRTSRGKAHTAPLSAQEPPPSGHKRVTKQERRVRIEEFVEKYKASNEGRFPTIKNVRQHVGGGHYTVREVIQELEYNHAKPPLDNAKAAQFQGTTEFADHSRPKDESKTAQVHGTAEFSVGARLKNDNGKNPYSCEAFKSTVDDGLISQKDATTSTEIIEKTETWRFVGSSHYNVETEVAKQDLNMTETSKNADGPTLSDETESDSMKVLMNEPSISLGVQAKSDSGNQQGETEANILDLNNTENFLDPPESTVSGQSGSDNVIKPNMLGREHGPKHQLEESTKTGLLGSLKYFAYGIRNFWNKL, from the exons ATGCAGGCGTCCGCGCGcctcgcctcctccgccgcctcaaAGAGGG cGATCTCGGGCGTCTCTAGCACGATCACACGGTCGTGCTACCGGACCTCCCGGGGAAAGGCACATACGGCGCCGCTGTCCGCGCAGGAGCCGCCGCCGAGTGGGCACAAGAGAGTTACGAAGCAGGAGCGGAGGGTTAGGATAGAGGAATTTGTGGAGAA GTATAAGGCTTCAAATGAAGGTAGGTTCCCCACTATAAAAAATGTTCGTCAGCATGTTGGAGGCGGCCACTACACGGTGCGAGAGGTAATTCAGGAATTGGAGTACAATCATGCAAAACCACCGCTGGATAATGCTAAGGCAGCTCAATTTCAAGGAACAACTGAATTTGCTGATCATTCAAGACCTAAGGATGAGTCTAAGACAGCTCAAGTTCACGGAACAGCTGAGTTTTCTGTGGGCGCAAGGCTTAAGAATGACAATGGAAAGAATCCCTACAGCTGTGAAGCCTTCAAAAGTACCGTAGATGATGGGCTAATCTCGCAGAAAGATGCTACTACCAGCACTGAAATCATTGAAAAG ACTGAAACTTGGAGATTTGTGGGCTCTTCTCATTACAATGTGGAAACAGAAGTTGCCAAGCAAGATTTGAACATGACAGAAACCTCTAAGAATGCAGATGGCCCGACTTTATCTGATGAAACAGAAAGCGACAGCATGAAGGTCCTAATG AATGAACCTTCCATATCTTTGGGAGTGCAAGCTAAATCAGACTCTGGGAACCAGCAAGGGGAAACAGAAGCCAACATATTAGACTTGAACAACACAGAAAATTTCCTGGATCCACCTGAATCGACTGTATCAGGTCAAAGTGGAAGTGACAACGTGATCAAGCCAAACATGCTTGGCAG AGAACACGGCCCTAAGCATCAGCTTGAGGAATCAACGAAGACGGGTCTCTTAGGGAGTTTGAAATATTTTGCTTATGGGATCAGGAACTTCTGGAATAAACTGTAA
- the LOC133917614 gene encoding uncharacterized protein At1g65710-like: MGLCFSKKKPPAGDATSKKPGKISVVVPAEKAKKTALQPKRAAEGTAAADKNSVFVVRTKAAVSGEEKKKKKRGTPQEEEEKPLPVVVVPSAPVRTSSCTKDEVDAILIQCGRLSRSSSGTGRAASSETGGGGHRRRRSGSKRSYDFDQERRTVGGADEQECDWERQGVAAVSRPSPHRGSPQRRRSGSRERSGGGGSRRASQSPGRRAEGGASAAATASSGGGERARQQPGKMVSVPAREKGRAPSPAAASGKRCASPRSSSPARMAVGNENAGGGPAAGPTPSLSRSSSRKAEQSPYRRSPMAELDENSLLRNNNNSAKPQKKSTENAVSAPPQKVTERGKEQMAAPSGRSGKEKSEIAEDVAAASETRMHSSKTNATRTVSIVAESLNQMPAGCRSRRASRDFDQNSNSYATQLLEDIQNYHEQHQTTSTGATAATPSFSLPACVAKACSILEAVADLNSSSSENRTYEYEPGRSADDKGSVNALSGMDDRVEPSVRKHVQPVRDIRRETEPQESAGSNSVSGHPWTQSLEPTSVESTDRTWSTGDEVVEQGGSHGAPSPMNQPRQSKQRPSQPEHSSRSRAVSGNGNSLHRGRSAHRGSGSVASGRSGVRVVSATS, encoded by the exons ATGGGCCTCTGCTTCAGCAAGAAGAAGCCACCGGCCGGCGACGCCACGTCCAAGAAACCCGGCAAGATCTCCGTGGTGGTCCCCGCCGAGAAGGCCAAGAAGACGGCGCTGCAGCCCAAGCGGGCGGCGGAGGGGACGGCCGCGGCCGACAAGAATTCGGTCTTCGTCGTGAGGACCAAGGCCGCGGTGAgcggggaggagaagaagaagaagaagcgggGGACCccgcaggaggaggaggagaagccgctgccggtggtggtggtgccctCGGCGCCGGTGCGCACGTCGAGCTGCACCAAGGATGAGGTGGACGCGATCCTCATCCAGTGCGGCCGGCTCAGCAGGAGCTCCTCCGGGACCGGGAGGGCGGCGTCGAGCGAGACGGGGGGCGGCGGGCACCGGCGAAGGCGATCGGGGTCGAAGCGGAGCTACGACTTCGATCAGGAGAGGAGAACTGTCGGTGGTGCAGACGAGCAGGAGTGCGACTGGGAGAGGCAGGGGGTGGCGGCGGTGTCAAGGCCGTCGCCGCACCGGGGCTCGCCGCAGCGGAGGCGGTCGGGGAGCCGGgagaggagcggcggcggcgggagcaggAGAGCGAGCCAGTCGCCGGGGCGGCGCGCGGAGGGCGGTGCATCCGctgcggcgacggcgagctcgGGCGGCGGAGAACGCGCGAGGCAGCAGCCAGGGAAGATGGTGTCCGTGCCGGCGAGGGAGAAGGGGCGCGCACCGTCGCCCGCGGCCGCGTCAGGGAAGAGGTGCGCGTCTCCGAGATCGAGCTCTCCCGCGAGGATGGCGGTGGGGAATGAGAATGCTGGCGGTGGGCCAGCGGCAGGGCCGACGCCATCGCTGAGCCGAAGCTCGTCCAGGAAGGCTGAGCAGTCTCCGTACCGGCGCAGCCCCATGGCCGAGCTCGACGAGAACTCCCTTCTCCGTAACAACAATAACAGTGCCAAGCCCCAGAAG AAATCCACTGAAAATGCCGTCTCCGCGCCGCCCCAGAAGGTCACGGAGCGCGGAAAGGAGCAGATGGCGGCACCAAGCGGCCGTTCTGGTAAGGAGAAGTCGGAGATCGCTGAGGACGTCGCTGCGGCGTCGGAGACGAGAATGCACTCGTCGAAGACTAACGCAACGCGCACGGTGAGCATCGTGGCCGAGAGCCTCAACCAGATGCCCGCCGGCTGCCGGTCGCGGCGGGCATCGCGTGACTTCGACCAGAACTCCAACTCGTACGCTACCCAGCTCCTCGAGGACATCCAGAACTACCACGAGCAGCATCAGACTACCTCCACCGGTGCCACCGCCGCGACGCCGTCCTTCTCGCTCCCGGCTTGCGTCGCCAAGGCGTGCTCCATCCTGGAGGCCGTGGCCGACCTcaactcctcctcgtcggagaaCCGCACCTACGAATACGAGCCCGGCCGCTCCGCCGACGACAAGGGCTCGGTCAACGCGCTGTCCGGCATGGACGACCGCGTCGAGCCGAGCGTGCGCAAGCACGTACAGCCGGTGCGGGACATCCGTCGGGAGACCGAGCCACAGGAGTCCGCCGGAAGCAACAGTGTCTCCGGCCACCCGTGGACGCAGTCCTTGGAGCCCACCTCTGTGGAGTCCACGGACCGGACGTGGAGCACCGGCGACGAGGTCGTCGAGCAGGGCGGCAGCCACGGCGCCCCCAGCCCGATGAACCAGCCCCGGCAGAGCAAGCAGCGGCCGTCGCAGCCTGAGCACAGCAGCAGGTCGCGCGCCGTCTCTGGCAATGGTAACAGCTTGCACCGTGGACGCAGCGCTCATCGTGGCAGCGGCAGCGTGGCGAGCGGCCGATCGGGTGTTCGGGTCGTCTCGGCGACATCGTAG